One part of the Terriglobales bacterium genome encodes these proteins:
- a CDS encoding pyridoxal-dependent decarboxylase gives MFGGPVPEQGIGAQALDAIPDVFAHSRPPSPRFFGYVLGSGDPVAATGDFIASVLNQNVTAWRSGPAAISIERTVIRWIAEAMGCGGFTGSLTGGGSSANLMGLAMAREAKMPSNEEGAKPAVVYASTEVHMSIPKAVALLGLGRNHVRYIPVLSDFRMDVDALKKAVEEDRKTGKRAIAVVANGGTVNAGSIDDLQAIAKVTHENGLWFHIDGAYGLLAALAAPEKFRGIELADSFSLDPHKWLYQPLDCGMLLYRDSEIARKTFAYSGDYTKVLNTEPLEGYAFFEESIELSRRFRALKLWLSLRYHGLAAFRKAIQKDLDHAQMLAGLVDDEPRLERMASVTLSAVCFRWKNASDDFNQKLMKRIVHRGRVFLSNATINGQFALRCCFVNHRTTEADVRAIIEETVAAANDLLTSDRT, from the coding sequence ATGTTCGGCGGACCAGTGCCCGAGCAGGGCATAGGCGCACAGGCGCTCGATGCCATTCCGGACGTGTTTGCTCACTCTCGTCCGCCCAGCCCAAGGTTCTTCGGATACGTACTGGGGTCGGGTGACCCGGTGGCGGCCACCGGCGATTTCATCGCATCCGTCTTGAACCAGAACGTGACCGCTTGGCGATCGGGCCCGGCCGCGATCTCAATCGAACGCACCGTGATTCGGTGGATCGCAGAAGCGATGGGCTGCGGCGGTTTCACGGGGAGCCTCACCGGAGGCGGATCGTCAGCGAACCTGATGGGTTTGGCCATGGCGCGAGAGGCCAAGATGCCTTCGAACGAGGAAGGCGCCAAACCGGCGGTGGTATATGCCTCGACGGAGGTTCACATGTCGATCCCCAAGGCTGTGGCACTGCTCGGACTCGGACGCAACCATGTCCGTTATATTCCGGTGTTGTCGGATTTCCGCATGGACGTGGATGCCCTTAAGAAAGCAGTAGAGGAAGATCGCAAGACCGGCAAGCGCGCCATCGCTGTTGTGGCTAATGGTGGAACCGTTAATGCCGGCTCTATTGACGACTTACAAGCAATAGCTAAAGTAACACATGAGAATGGTTTGTGGTTCCACATTGATGGGGCGTATGGATTACTTGCGGCACTGGCTGCCCCGGAGAAATTCCGGGGCATAGAGCTGGCGGATTCGTTTTCTCTGGATCCTCACAAGTGGCTTTACCAGCCTCTCGACTGCGGCATGTTGTTGTATCGGGATTCCGAAATTGCCCGCAAGACGTTCGCATATTCGGGTGACTACACGAAGGTCCTCAACACTGAGCCGCTTGAGGGTTATGCCTTCTTCGAGGAGTCGATCGAGCTGTCGCGCCGATTCAGGGCGCTGAAGCTGTGGCTATCGTTGCGCTATCACGGTCTAGCGGCATTCCGGAAGGCGATCCAGAAGGACCTTGACCATGCCCAAATGCTTGCCGGACTCGTGGACGATGAACCCAGGCTGGAACGCATGGCATCGGTGACGCTTAGCGCTGTCTGCTTCCGGTGGAAAAACGCGTCGGATGATTTCAACCAAAAATTGATGAAGCGGATTGTGCACCGAGGACGGGTATTCCTGTCGAACGCGACGATCAACGGGCAGTTTGCGCTGCGGTGCTGCTTCGTCAATCACCGAACGACGGAAGCTGACGTCAGGGCGATCATCGAGGAGACGGTTGCAGCCGCCAACGATCTGTTGACGTCCGACCGCACTTGA